Proteins encoded within one genomic window of Diorhabda sublineata isolate icDioSubl1.1 chromosome 1, icDioSubl1.1, whole genome shotgun sequence:
- the LOC130444163 gene encoding uncharacterized protein LOC130444163 has protein sequence MKKEADEGVTIPLKNYRERVLAATGVSKSTFQKISKEAQKVEWGGPSTSFQSPKKIRNTKKRKLDRTSPDQIKSMREIIYDFYVLEKRLPTLKCVLQKINDRQILTEAISISSLNRLLKKIGFR, from the exons atgaaaaaagagGCAGATGAAGGAGTTACTAttcctttgaaaaattacag ggAAAGAGTACTAGCTGCTACTGGGGTGTCAAAGTCTACTTTTCAGAAGATATCAAAAGAAGCTCAAAAAGTTGAGTGGGGAGGGCCAAGCACATCTTTTCAATCGCCGAAAAAAATACGTAACACTAAAAAAAGAAAGCTGGATCGTACCTCGCCAGATCAGATAAAATCTATGAGAGAAATTATCTACGATTTTTATGTACTGGAGAAGAGACTTCCTACGTTAAAGT GTGTTTTGCAGAAAATTAATGACCGGCAAATCTTGACAGAAGCAATAAGTATAAGCAGCTTGAATCGGCtccttaaaaaaattggtttcaggTAA